In Halanaerobiaceae bacterium ANBcell28, a single genomic region encodes these proteins:
- a CDS encoding [Fe-Fe] hydrogenase large subunit C-terminal domain-containing protein, with translation MNDQEHFRNFSKQRMEIFKELVRYEWKDHLTNHDLEEIATNIVQKYNYKDEKIPFIKDHIRVAMGLDPNHSDTFKNELDILRKDHRIKSPILTKIEGVCENCGEEYQSFNCFDSCKYDAHIYQKSTGPLIIKDECLNCGRCTLNCTFGALADKIEFIPLIDILKDEGSKVFAAVAPSIAGQFGDDISMGQLRTAFKLMGFEDMVEVALFADILTIKEAYEFDQLVKSKDDFFLTSCCCPVWINMIEKKYPELFEHMSPAVSPMIASGRFLKKLYNDAKVVFISPCTAKKAEAKDTRVEDAIDFVLTYQEIKEIFDVLDIKLEELPEDDKDQASFAGRVYARTGGVSLSVKTVVNRIAPDRLINLKAKKVHGVKGCKEVLEQLKNGENIGANFIEGMGCIGGCVGGPKTNIEFEKATSIVNEYAEDSLIMTPMDNMNIIKILKESGLSDFDDIFQKEEIVELLLREKIEVVT, from the coding sequence GTGAATGATCAAGAACATTTTAGGAATTTTAGCAAGCAAAGGATGGAGATATTTAAAGAACTGGTAAGATATGAATGGAAAGATCATTTGACAAATCATGATTTAGAGGAAATAGCTACTAATATAGTCCAAAAATATAATTATAAAGATGAGAAGATTCCTTTTATAAAGGATCATATTAGGGTAGCAATGGGTTTGGATCCTAATCATAGTGATACTTTTAAAAATGAATTAGATATTCTAAGGAAAGATCATAGAATTAAAAGTCCAATTTTGACCAAAATAGAAGGGGTTTGTGAAAATTGTGGAGAAGAGTACCAAAGCTTTAATTGTTTTGATTCCTGTAAATATGATGCTCATATCTATCAAAAAAGTACTGGTCCCCTTATAATAAAAGATGAATGCCTTAATTGTGGACGGTGTACCTTGAATTGCACTTTTGGTGCTCTTGCTGATAAGATTGAATTTATTCCCCTGATTGATATATTAAAAGATGAGGGAAGTAAAGTTTTTGCAGCTGTTGCCCCTTCTATTGCTGGACAGTTTGGTGATGATATATCCATGGGTCAATTAAGGACAGCATTTAAACTAATGGGTTTTGAGGATATGGTCGAGGTAGCCTTGTTTGCAGATATCTTAACTATTAAAGAAGCTTATGAGTTTGATCAATTAGTAAAGTCTAAAGATGATTTTTTCCTTACTAGTTGTTGTTGTCCTGTATGGATAAATATGATAGAGAAAAAATATCCTGAATTATTTGAGCATATGTCACCGGCAGTCTCTCCAATGATTGCATCTGGTAGATTTCTAAAAAAATTATATAATGATGCTAAGGTGGTTTTTATTAGTCCATGTACTGCCAAAAAAGCTGAAGCCAAGGATACCCGTGTTGAAGATGCAATAGATTTTGTATTGACTTATCAAGAGATAAAAGAAATTTTTGATGTTTTAGATATCAAGCTTGAAGAACTTCCAGAAGACGATAAAGATCAGGCTTCTTTTGCTGGTAGAGTTTATGCCAGGACAGGTGGTGTTAGTCTTTCGGTTAAAACAGTAGTGAATCGCATTGCACCAGATAGATTAATAAATCTAAAGGCAAAAAAAGTCCATGGTGTTAAGGGCTGTAAAGAAGTATTAGAGCAGTTAAAAAATGGTGAAAATATAGGAGCCAATTTCATTGAAGGTATGGGATGTATTGGTGGTTGTGTAGGTGGTCCTAAGACAAATATAGAATTTGAAAAGGCTACTTCCATTGTCAATGAATATGCTGAGGATTCATTAATAATGACTCCTATGGATAATATGAATATTATAAAGATACTTAAAGAGTCTGGTTTAAGTGATTTTGATGATATTTTTCAGAAAGAGGAGATTGTTGAATTATTGTTAAGGGAAAAGATAGAAGTAGTTACATAA
- a CDS encoding C39 family peptidase: MNIFKYCIKAILFLLVLIVSIIGVRYMLISHRIRNDIVEVYKYEYVLETLIIEGTPTIRQEISCGYASIEWLTSFLGNTVSEEELYQIYEGGIVTSTSRGFEKELSKRLADSYSVRRISNVPDSEIIREIHNSLNNGLPVPFSFAAIDDWNRPNYTLHFSIVTGLDIENDQVLVSNVYGYEEVYSLNDFLESLKFKNFRNMPFFIRGGIILGIFERNTVYIIEEVS; encoded by the coding sequence GTGAACATCTTTAAATATTGTATAAAAGCAATATTGTTTTTATTAGTATTAATTGTTTCTATTATAGGAGTCAGATATATGCTTATTAGTCATCGTATAAGAAATGATATAGTAGAAGTTTATAAGTACGAATACGTTCTGGAAACTCTTATTATAGAAGGTACACCTACTATAAGGCAGGAAATAAGCTGTGGATATGCAAGCATTGAATGGCTGACCAGTTTTTTAGGGAATACAGTAAGTGAAGAAGAACTGTATCAAATTTATGAGGGTGGGATCGTTACAAGTACTAGCAGAGGCTTTGAAAAAGAATTAAGTAAACGTTTAGCAGATAGTTATAGTGTAAGAAGGATAAGTAATGTTCCTGACTCAGAAATAATTAGAGAAATACATAATAGTTTAAATAATGGGCTTCCAGTACCTTTTTCTTTTGCTGCAATAGATGATTGGAATAGACCAAATTATACTCTACACTTCTCTATTGTGACAGGATTGGATATTGAAAATGATCAAGTATTGGTGTCCAATGTTTATGGCTATGAAGAAGTTTATTCACTTAATGATTTTCTTGAGAGTTTAAAATTTAAAAACTTTCGCAATATGCCTTTTTTTATAAGGGGAGGCATAATTCTAGGTATTTTTGAACGAAACACAGTCTATATAATTGAGGAAGTTTCATAA
- a CDS encoding YlbF family regulator has translation MSIMEKAKSLGEAIVESSEYEELKTAETNMYEDEEAKTLLDEFSAKQKRLQMAQSNGKAITPEDQKDLQSMQAKMQANEKVNAFMEAQQKFNQIMQTVNQTISSVMTGNA, from the coding sequence ATGTCAATTATGGAAAAAGCAAAGTCTCTTGGTGAGGCTATTGTAGAATCTAGTGAGTACGAAGAGTTAAAAACCGCTGAAACAAATATGTATGAGGATGAGGAAGCAAAAACCTTATTAGACGAATTTAGTGCCAAACAAAAACGCTTACAAATGGCTCAGTCTAACGGAAAAGCGATTACTCCAGAAGATCAAAAAGATTTACAATCAATGCAAGCTAAAATGCAGGCAAATGAGAAAGTAAATGCTTTTATGGAGGCACAACAAAAATTCAACCAGATTATGCAAACTGTTAATCAAACTATCTCATCTGTAATGACTGGAAATGCATAA
- the pflA gene encoding pyruvate formate-lyase-activating protein, producing the protein MQTGYIHSIETFGTRDGPGIRFVVFMQGCPMRCLYCHNPDTWKLKEGKEARVEELITKLKRNKPYIIKSNGGLTISGGEPTMQFEFTLELLKMAKEEGFHTAVDTCGYIAKDKFREMIPYIDLVLLDIKQIDDLKHQELTGVSNNKTLEIVSLLEEEEQDYWIRYVLVPGYTDKREDLKKLADFLSTKKHMVKFELLPYHNLGAHKWQELDLEYQLEEVLPPEEEKIKEIIDFFKEYNINIE; encoded by the coding sequence ATGCAAACAGGATATATACATTCCATTGAAACTTTTGGAACAAGAGATGGTCCAGGTATAAGATTCGTTGTTTTTATGCAGGGCTGTCCCATGAGATGTTTATATTGCCATAACCCCGATACCTGGAAATTAAAAGAGGGTAAAGAAGCAAGAGTTGAAGAATTAATCACTAAATTAAAAAGAAATAAACCATATATTATTAAATCAAATGGTGGTTTAACTATTTCAGGTGGAGAACCTACCATGCAATTTGAATTTACCCTGGAATTATTAAAAATGGCTAAAGAAGAAGGATTTCATACTGCTGTAGATACCTGTGGTTATATAGCCAAAGATAAGTTTAGAGAAATGATACCATATATAGATCTGGTATTATTGGATATAAAGCAGATAGATGATCTCAAACATCAAGAACTTACAGGGGTAAGTAATAATAAAACCCTGGAAATAGTTTCACTCCTTGAAGAAGAGGAACAAGATTACTGGATTAGATATGTACTTGTACCTGGATATACTGATAAAAGAGAAGACCTGAAAAAATTAGCAGATTTTTTATCCACAAAAAAACATATGGTAAAATTTGAGTTATTACCTTATCATAATTTAGGTGCTCACAAATGGCAGGAATTAGACCTTGAATATCAATTAGAAGAGGTGCTTCCCCCTGAAGAAGAGAAAATTAAAGAAATCATTGATTTCTTTAAAGAATATAATATAAATATTGAATAA
- the pflB gene encoding formate C-acetyltransferase, protein MKKQSFKGRKWQEEIDVRDFVQENYQPYHEDASFLAEATSRTKKMWEKCSDLLWKELENGGVLDVDVDTIADINAYDAGYIDEENELITGLQTDKPLKRTLNTYGGIRMAVQAAESYGYDIDPKIEEIFTKYRKTHNDGVFDAYTPELREIRRSGVITGLPDAYGRGRIIGDYRRVALYGVDRLIEFKKADKANLSGPMNEETIRLREEVSEQIRALEKLKGLGETYGFDISKPAETAREAIQWTYLAYLAAIQENNGAAMSFGRVAEFFDIYIEKDIKEGILNEEEAQELVDDFVIKLRLARQLRTPSYNELFSGDPLWVTIVLGGIGIDGRPLVTKTSYRILNTLYNLGPAPEPNLTILWSQRLPEPFKKFSAQVSKDTSSLQYENDDIMRLNFLDDYGIACCVSAMTPGKDIQYFGARCNLPKTLLYSLNGGRDEITGNQVGPNFSPYQEDILDYDNVMERFGHFLDWLSEKYVDALNIIHYMHDKYAYEAVQMALHDTVVNRIMGFGVAGLSIIADSLSAIKYAEVKAIRNEDGLITDFEINGEYPQYGNDDDRVDQIAIEVVKMFMTKLKQNQLYRNAIHSMSILTITSNVVYGKKTGATPDGRKRGEAFAPGANPMHGRDTSGAIASLNSVAKIPYEYCQDGISNTFSIVPDALGKDKIAQIDNMVAILDGYFDQGAHHLNVNVLKRETLLDAVEHPEKYPQLTIRVSGYAVNFIKLTPEQQQEVIGRTFHRNM, encoded by the coding sequence ATGAAAAAGCAATCATTCAAAGGTAGGAAATGGCAGGAAGAAATTGATGTAAGAGACTTTGTACAGGAAAATTATCAACCATATCATGAAGATGCATCTTTTCTAGCAGAAGCAACTAGTAGGACTAAGAAGATGTGGGAGAAATGCTCTGATTTATTATGGAAGGAACTTGAGAATGGAGGAGTACTTGACGTAGATGTTGATACAATTGCTGATATCAACGCCTATGATGCAGGATATATAGATGAAGAAAATGAATTAATTACAGGTTTGCAAACAGATAAACCCCTGAAAAGAACATTAAATACTTACGGGGGTATTAGAATGGCTGTTCAGGCGGCTGAATCTTATGGGTATGATATTGACCCTAAGATTGAAGAGATTTTCACAAAATACAGAAAAACTCACAATGATGGGGTATTTGATGCCTATACACCTGAATTAAGAGAGATTAGACGTTCTGGTGTAATTACTGGTTTGCCTGATGCCTATGGTCGTGGTCGTATCATTGGAGATTATCGTAGAGTTGCACTTTATGGTGTAGATAGATTGATTGAATTTAAAAAAGCTGATAAAGCTAATCTAAGTGGCCCTATGAATGAAGAGACAATTCGTCTAAGAGAAGAAGTAAGTGAGCAGATCAGGGCTTTAGAGAAATTAAAAGGTCTAGGAGAAACCTACGGTTTTGACATTAGTAAGCCTGCTGAAACTGCTAGAGAAGCTATTCAGTGGACATATTTAGCTTACCTAGCTGCAATTCAGGAAAACAACGGTGCTGCCATGTCCTTTGGTAGGGTAGCTGAATTCTTTGATATCTATATAGAAAAAGATATTAAAGAAGGAATCTTGAATGAAGAAGAAGCACAGGAGTTAGTAGATGATTTTGTAATTAAATTGAGATTGGCCAGACAGCTAAGAACACCTTCTTATAATGAACTTTTTAGTGGTGACCCACTCTGGGTAACAATCGTTTTGGGAGGTATTGGTATTGATGGTCGTCCTCTTGTTACTAAAACGAGTTATAGAATTTTAAATACTTTATATAATTTAGGACCAGCACCAGAGCCAAACCTGACTATACTATGGTCACAGCGCTTGCCTGAACCTTTCAAGAAGTTTTCAGCTCAGGTATCTAAAGACACTAGTTCTTTACAGTATGAAAATGATGATATTATGAGATTGAATTTCCTTGATGATTATGGTATCGCTTGTTGTGTATCTGCTATGACTCCAGGAAAAGATATTCAATATTTCGGGGCGAGGTGTAATCTTCCTAAAACACTTTTATATTCTCTAAATGGTGGTAGAGATGAGATTACTGGTAATCAGGTAGGGCCTAACTTTAGCCCATATCAAGAAGATATACTTGATTATGATAATGTTATGGAGCGCTTTGGTCACTTTTTGGACTGGCTTTCAGAAAAATATGTTGATGCTTTAAATATAATTCACTATATGCATGATAAATACGCTTATGAGGCAGTACAAATGGCTCTTCATGATACAGTAGTTAATAGAATTATGGGCTTTGGTGTTGCTGGATTATCTATTATAGCAGACTCTCTAAGCGCTATTAAATATGCAGAAGTGAAAGCAATTAGAAATGAAGATGGATTAATAACAGATTTTGAGATAAATGGTGAATACCCTCAGTATGGTAATGATGATGATAGAGTAGATCAAATTGCTATTGAAGTTGTTAAGATGTTTATGACAAAACTAAAACAAAATCAATTATATAGAAATGCAATTCACTCTATGTCTATCTTAACAATCACTTCAAATGTAGTATATGGTAAAAAGACAGGTGCTACTCCTGATGGAAGAAAAAGAGGAGAGGCGTTTGCACCTGGTGCAAACCCAATGCATGGTAGAGATACTTCTGGAGCTATAGCATCATTGAACTCTGTTGCAAAAATACCATATGAGTACTGCCAGGATGGCATCTCAAATACCTTCTCGATTGTACCTGATGCACTTGGTAAAGACAAAATTGCACAGATTGATAACATGGTAGCAATTTTGGATGGATATTTTGATCAGGGAGCACATCACTTGAATGTAAATGTGCTTAAAAGAGAAACACTCCTTGATGCTGTAGAGCATCCTGAGAAGTATCCTCAATTAACCATTAGGGTATCTGGTTATGCTGTTAACTTTATTAAATTAACTCCTGAACAACAACAGGAAGTTATCGGCAGGACTTTCCACAGAAATATGTAG
- the ahpF gene encoding alkyl hydroperoxide reductase subunit F has translation MILDVEIKAQLKEYLQLMEGDLLFKVSAGSDKVSKDMLALLEELSSMSSKIKLEETPLTRTPSFSLNRIGEDTGVVFAGIPLGHEFTSLVLAILQVSGRPAKVDQDIIDQIKNIQGEYHFETYISLSCHNCPEVVQALNLMSILNPGISHTMIDGAVFKDEVEKKNIFAVPAVYLNGEFFESGRMSLEEILKKMGSSIDTSQFDNKDTYDVLIVGGGPAGASAAIYAARKGISTAIVAERFGGQVMETSSIENFISVKNIEGPKLALSLEEHVKEYDIDVMKLQRAKSLQKNEFIEIELENGATLKGKTVIISTGARWRNLGVPGEEEFKNKGVAYCPHCDGPMFEGKDVAVIGGGNSGVEAAIDLAGIVNHVTVLEFMPELKADEVLQKRLNSLPNVTVLKNVETKEIIGDDRVNGITYTERNTGDSNHIELQGVFVQIGLIPNTDWLGDAVELNQFGEILVDNHGSTNLAGVFAAGDCTDSAYKQIIISMGAGATAALGAFDYLIRNI, from the coding sequence ATGATATTAGATGTAGAGATTAAAGCACAATTGAAAGAGTACCTTCAACTTATGGAGGGAGATTTGCTATTTAAAGTTAGTGCAGGATCTGACAAAGTATCCAAAGATATGCTTGCTTTGCTGGAGGAATTAAGCTCCATGTCTTCAAAAATCAAGTTAGAGGAGACTCCTCTAACTAGAACTCCCAGTTTTAGTCTAAATCGTATTGGCGAAGATACAGGGGTAGTCTTTGCTGGCATTCCTTTAGGGCATGAATTTACTTCGCTAGTGTTGGCTATATTACAGGTAAGTGGTAGACCAGCAAAAGTTGATCAGGATATTATAGATCAAATTAAAAATATTCAAGGTGAATATCACTTTGAAACATATATTAGCTTAAGCTGTCATAACTGTCCAGAAGTAGTGCAGGCATTAAATCTAATGAGTATTCTTAATCCAGGGATTAGCCATACAATGATTGATGGAGCTGTATTCAAGGATGAGGTGGAAAAGAAAAATATCTTTGCTGTACCTGCAGTGTATCTAAATGGAGAATTTTTTGAAAGTGGCCGTATGTCTCTAGAAGAAATTCTTAAGAAAATGGGTAGTAGCATAGATACTTCACAGTTTGACAATAAAGACACCTACGATGTATTGATTGTTGGTGGAGGTCCTGCTGGTGCCAGTGCAGCCATTTATGCCGCTCGCAAAGGCATTAGTACTGCTATTGTTGCGGAACGCTTTGGTGGCCAGGTGATGGAAACCTCAAGCATTGAGAATTTTATAAGTGTGAAAAATATAGAAGGTCCTAAACTGGCATTAAGTCTTGAAGAGCATGTAAAAGAATATGATATTGATGTAATGAAATTACAACGTGCCAAGTCATTGCAAAAGAATGAGTTCATAGAGATTGAGCTTGAAAATGGTGCTACTTTAAAGGGTAAAACCGTTATCATTTCTACTGGAGCTCGGTGGCGCAATTTAGGTGTACCTGGGGAAGAAGAGTTTAAGAACAAAGGGGTTGCATACTGTCCTCATTGTGATGGCCCTATGTTTGAAGGAAAAGATGTAGCCGTAATTGGTGGAGGTAATTCTGGTGTTGAGGCAGCAATTGACTTAGCAGGTATTGTAAACCATGTCACAGTCCTTGAGTTTATGCCAGAACTTAAAGCTGATGAAGTACTGCAAAAACGTCTTAACAGCCTTCCTAATGTCACTGTTCTTAAAAATGTGGAAACCAAAGAAATAATAGGTGATGACAGGGTAAATGGTATTACTTATACTGAACGTAACACTGGCGATAGTAATCATATTGAATTGCAGGGTGTATTTGTCCAGATTGGCTTGATACCCAATACAGATTGGTTAGGAGATGCAGTGGAACTTAATCAATTCGGTGAGATTCTTGTTGATAATCATGGATCTACAAACTTAGCAGGGGTATTTGCAGCTGGAGACTGTACTGATAGTGCCTATAAACAAATCATTATTTCTATGGGGGCAGGTGCCACTGCAGCTTTAGGAGCATTTGACTACTTAATTAGGAATATATAA
- the ahpC gene encoding alkyl hydroperoxide reductase subunit C, with amino-acid sequence MSLVGNEVLPFKAQAYQKGEFLDITEESFKGQWSVVVFYPADFTFVCPTELEDLQNEYENLKALGVEVYSVSTDTHFTHKAWHDTSETIGKIEYIMIGDPSHTLARNFDVLIEEEGIADRGTFIIDPDGVVQGVEINAGNIGRDASALVSKIKAAQHVRNHPGEVCPARWKEGGKTLKPGLDLVGKI; translated from the coding sequence ATGTCATTAGTAGGAAATGAAGTATTACCATTCAAAGCACAGGCTTATCAAAAGGGTGAATTTTTAGATATTACAGAAGAGAGCTTTAAAGGACAATGGAGTGTTGTTGTATTCTATCCGGCTGACTTTACATTTGTATGTCCAACAGAATTAGAAGATTTACAAAATGAATATGAAAATTTAAAAGCCCTAGGAGTTGAAGTATATTCTGTTTCAACAGATACCCACTTTACACATAAAGCATGGCACGATACTTCAGAAACTATAGGAAAGATTGAGTACATTATGATTGGAGATCCATCCCATACCCTTGCTCGAAATTTTGATGTTCTTATTGAAGAAGAAGGTATAGCTGATCGAGGAACTTTTATTATTGATCCAGACGGTGTTGTTCAAGGAGTAGAAATTAATGCAGGTAACATTGGGCGTGATGCAAGTGCTCTTGTAAGCAAAATTAAAGCTGCTCAACATGTAAGAAATCATCCAGGGGAGGTTTGCCCGGCTAGATGGAAAGAAGGCGGCAAAACACTTAAACCAGGACTTGATCTTGTAGGAAAAATTTAA
- a CDS encoding cupin domain-containing protein encodes MFNNRRHPRRRNNLRDFGPRPFVINIERATVQNDFYRIALWTGEYLQLTLMSINPGDDIGLEVHRDHDQFIRIEQGRGMVVMGDRRDQLDFRSRVYDDDAIFIPAGQWHNVINTGRVPLKLYSIYAPPEHPRGTVHETREDADY; translated from the coding sequence TTGTTTAATAACCGACGACACCCGAGAAGACGGAATAATTTAAGAGATTTTGGGCCACGTCCCTTTGTGATTAATATCGAAAGAGCTACTGTGCAAAATGATTTTTACCGTATTGCTCTATGGACAGGAGAATATTTACAACTTACCTTGATGAGCATTAATCCTGGTGATGACATAGGTTTAGAAGTACATCGCGATCATGATCAATTCATACGTATTGAACAAGGGCGAGGAATGGTTGTGATGGGAGATAGAAGAGATCAGTTGGATTTTAGATCAAGAGTCTATGATGATGATGCAATATTTATACCTGCAGGACAATGGCATAATGTAATTAATACAGGTCGTGTACCACTTAAATTGTATTCTATTTATGCTCCACCTGAGCATCCACGTGGTACAGTTCATGAAACTAGAGAAGATGCTGACTACTGA
- a CDS encoding GNAT family N-acetyltransferase yields the protein MPDMLVKLYQLPDFHEDIKELSEREIKIRRPIPPEKHLVVEWVRENFGSKWASECSVAFSKKPVSCFVALRKKEILGFACYDTTCRDFFGPTGVLEKERGQSIGKFLLLKSLKAMREMGYAYAIIGGAGPVDYYKKVCGAEVIEGSEKGIYGDML from the coding sequence ATGCCAGATATGTTAGTTAAATTATATCAATTGCCAGATTTTCATGAAGATATAAAGGAATTGTCAGAGAGAGAAATTAAGATTCGCAGACCTATACCTCCTGAAAAACATCTAGTAGTAGAATGGGTTAGAGAAAACTTCGGTAGTAAGTGGGCGAGTGAATGTTCTGTTGCTTTTTCTAAAAAACCTGTTTCATGCTTTGTAGCACTGAGAAAGAAAGAGATTCTAGGTTTTGCTTGCTATGATACTACCTGTAGAGACTTTTTTGGTCCAACCGGTGTATTAGAAAAAGAGAGGGGACAAAGTATTGGGAAGTTCTTGTTGTTGAAATCTCTGAAGGCTATGAGGGAAATGGGCTATGCCTATGCTATAATCGGTGGAGCAGGACCAGTTGATTACTATAAGAAGGTTTGTGGAGCTGAAGTGATTGAAGGTTCAGAGAAGGGGATTTATGGGGATATGTTGTAA